The Hymenobacter sp. 5317J-9 genome has a window encoding:
- a CDS encoding OstA-like protein, translating into MFFSRVFFLLLILLPLLGQAQRPTAPGTGTPVPVTTAPARAGTAPKPGAKGSPIKLLTTGQLVGGIFNGVKIRKLLGNVSFQQDDVFLYCDSAYQYTETNQVEAFSNVRVVQSDTMTITGDHGFYDGTKRTARMTGNVVMRDPRMTLTTPALDYDLNRKTASYTQTGHLTDPQNTLDSEQGFYDTNSKVFVFKRNVHLVTPDSELNNDTLRYNTVSKIAYFNGPTRIKGKSGNLYAEGGTYNTITRVSNFKQNAKIDTPNYLLGGDQLVYDEKKQYGVAKGHVSLISKKDNLTLRGDQGKYWRGLGRTKLYGGRPVVRNIGNQKDTLYMAADTLISIEARPGQTTTRTVLYAYPKVQIFRGQMQGICDSLTYDRQDSIIYLNQDPVLWQAKNQLTSDSMQIRSKRGKVDEMRLYGNAFAVSQDTLLNFNQTKGRSMMAYFRDNQLRRVDVLGNAESIFYALDNDTATTGMNRVLSANMRLLFLESKLNKITVLSNPEAKFIPPHELKPDDERLKGYKWRAAERPTRRQVLGKQFDDRPKKRKPVKKKTTTTKRSPASKSAKPVPKKTTPKSASPKPAPPAKAPLAAPNVRR; encoded by the coding sequence ATGTTCTTCTCGCGCGTCTTTTTTCTTCTGCTGATTTTGTTGCCGCTGCTGGGGCAAGCGCAGCGCCCCACCGCGCCGGGCACCGGCACGCCCGTGCCGGTCACCACCGCCCCGGCCCGGGCCGGCACCGCGCCCAAACCCGGCGCAAAGGGTTCGCCCATCAAGCTGCTGACCACCGGCCAGCTGGTGGGCGGCATCTTCAATGGCGTGAAAATTCGCAAGCTGCTGGGCAACGTCAGCTTTCAGCAGGATGACGTGTTTCTGTATTGCGACTCGGCCTACCAATACACCGAAACCAACCAGGTGGAGGCCTTCAGCAACGTGCGCGTGGTGCAAAGCGACACCATGACCATCACCGGCGACCACGGCTTTTACGACGGCACCAAGCGCACGGCCCGCATGACCGGCAACGTGGTGATGCGCGACCCGCGCATGACCCTGACCACGCCGGCCCTCGACTACGACCTGAACCGCAAAACGGCCTCCTACACCCAAACCGGCCACCTCACCGACCCGCAAAACACCCTCGACAGCGAGCAGGGTTTTTATGACACCAACAGCAAGGTGTTCGTTTTCAAGCGGAATGTGCACCTCGTGACGCCCGATTCAGAGCTGAACAACGACACGCTGCGCTACAACACGGTCAGCAAAATTGCCTACTTCAACGGCCCCACCCGCATCAAGGGCAAGTCGGGCAACCTTTACGCCGAGGGCGGCACTTACAACACGATAACGCGGGTTTCCAACTTCAAACAAAACGCCAAAATCGACACGCCCAACTACCTGCTGGGCGGCGACCAGCTGGTGTATGACGAGAAGAAGCAGTATGGCGTGGCTAAGGGGCACGTCTCGCTCATTTCCAAGAAAGACAACCTGACCCTGCGCGGCGACCAAGGCAAGTACTGGCGCGGCCTGGGCCGCACCAAGCTCTACGGCGGCCGGCCCGTGGTGCGCAACATCGGCAACCAGAAAGACACCCTGTACATGGCCGCCGATACGCTCATCAGCATCGAGGCGCGGCCCGGCCAGACCACCACGCGCACGGTACTTTACGCTTACCCCAAGGTGCAGATATTCCGGGGCCAGATGCAGGGCATCTGCGACTCGCTGACCTACGACCGGCAGGACAGCATCATCTACCTCAACCAGGACCCCGTGCTGTGGCAGGCCAAAAACCAGCTCACCTCGGACTCAATGCAAATCCGCTCGAAGCGCGGCAAGGTGGACGAGATGCGCCTCTACGGCAACGCCTTTGCCGTGAGCCAGGACACGCTGCTGAACTTCAACCAGACCAAGGGCCGCAGCATGATGGCCTACTTCCGCGACAACCAGCTGCGGCGCGTGGACGTGCTAGGCAATGCCGAAAGCATCTTCTACGCCCTCGACAACGACACCGCCACCACCGGCATGAACCGTGTGCTCTCGGCCAACATGCGGCTGCTGTTCCTGGAAAGCAAGCTCAACAAAATCACCGTTCTCTCGAACCCCGAGGCCAAGTTCATCCCGCCGCACGAGCTCAAGCCCGACGACGAGCGCCTGAAGGGCTACAAGTGGCGCGCCGCGGAACGCCCCACCCGCCGCCAAGTGTTGGGCAAGCAGTTCGACGACCGACCCAAGAAGCGCAAGCCGGTTAAGAAAAAGACCACAACTACCAAGCGCAGCCCCGCCAGCAAGTCGGCCAAGCCGGTGCCGAAGAAAACCACGCCCAAATCTGCGAGCCCTAAGCCCGCCCCGCCGGCGAAAGCGCCCTTGGCGGCGCCTAACGTGCGGCGCTAG
- the tilS gene encoding tRNA lysidine(34) synthetase TilS: protein MLDTVRRFIEEHHLFSIDNDPILVAVSGGLDSVVLLDILHRLRVQVAVAHCHFGLRGEDADADEQFVRKLAKQYGLPYFAEFFQTKAFAEQEGISTQMAARLLRYRWFEQVRQTQGLAYVATAHHQRDQAETMLLNLAHGTGLAGLHGIQVKNGHVVRPLLGVGRDDLHDYLVERGLRWREDDSNDSPVYQRNLLRHEVLPVLREINPNLDETMAGTAERVGGAEEIVRRYVADTAAQARRDEAEVTYLNISTLQKTAATALVLQEILRPFGFSWLLVKDIVAAFGGESGRRFDSPTHRLVKDRENLVITPRRTSQFGTFQLAAGQTDLLADGMRLKAELHDDARHFIIPRSKSTAALDADKLKFPLTLRKWQEGDWFMPLGMKGKKLLSDFLIDQKVPLNLKDDVRVLTSADGKICWVVGWRVDDRFKVEDSSERVLTVQRM from the coding sequence ATGCTCGATACCGTTCGCCGCTTCATTGAGGAGCACCACCTGTTTTCCATCGACAACGACCCCATCCTCGTGGCCGTCAGCGGCGGGTTGGATTCGGTGGTTTTATTAGACATTCTGCACCGGCTGCGGGTTCAGGTGGCCGTGGCGCACTGCCACTTCGGCCTGCGGGGCGAAGACGCCGACGCCGACGAGCAATTTGTGCGCAAGCTGGCCAAGCAGTACGGCCTCCCCTACTTCGCCGAGTTTTTTCAGACCAAAGCCTTTGCCGAGCAGGAAGGCATTTCGACCCAGATGGCGGCCCGCCTGCTGCGCTATCGCTGGTTTGAACAGGTGCGCCAGACCCAGGGCCTGGCCTACGTGGCCACCGCCCACCACCAGCGCGACCAGGCCGAAACCATGCTGCTGAACCTCGCGCACGGCACCGGGCTGGCCGGCCTGCACGGCATTCAGGTGAAAAACGGCCACGTGGTGCGCCCGCTGCTGGGCGTGGGCCGCGACGACCTGCACGACTACTTGGTGGAGCGCGGCCTGCGCTGGCGCGAAGACGACAGCAACGACAGCCCCGTGTACCAGCGCAACCTGCTGCGCCACGAGGTGCTGCCCGTGCTGCGCGAAATCAACCCCAACCTCGACGAAACCATGGCCGGCACCGCCGAGCGCGTGGGCGGGGCCGAGGAAATTGTGCGCCGCTACGTGGCCGACACCGCCGCCCAGGCCCGCCGCGACGAAGCCGAGGTGACGTACCTCAACATCAGCACGCTGCAAAAAACGGCTGCCACCGCGCTGGTGCTGCAGGAGATTCTGCGGCCCTTCGGCTTTTCGTGGCTGCTGGTGAAGGACATTGTGGCGGCGTTCGGCGGCGAGAGCGGCCGGCGCTTCGACTCGCCCACGCACCGGCTGGTGAAGGACCGCGAAAACCTGGTTATCACCCCGCGGCGCACGTCGCAGTTCGGCACATTCCAACTGGCGGCGGGCCAAACCGACCTGCTGGCCGACGGCATGCGCCTGAAAGCCGAACTGCACGACGACGCCCGGCACTTTATTATTCCGCGCTCGAAAAGCACGGCCGCGCTCGATGCCGACAAGCTCAAATTCCCGCTCACGCTGCGCAAGTGGCAGGAAGGCGACTGGTTTATGCCGCTGGGCATGAAGGGCAAAAAGCTGCTCAGCGACTTCCTCATTGACCAAAAGGTACCACTCAACCTGAAAGACGACGTGCGCGTGCTGACCTCGGCCGACGGCAAAATCTGCTGGGTGGTGGGCTGGCGCGTGGACGACCGGTTCAAGGTGGAAGACAGCTCCGAACGCGTGCTCACGGTGCAGCGCATGTAG
- the mdh gene encoding malate dehydrogenase has product MKVTVVGAGNVGATCADVLATREIANEIVLVDIKEGIAEGKALDIWQKAPIIGYDSRTVGVTNDYARTAGSDVVVITSGLPRKPGMSRDDLIGINAGIVKSVTEQVVAHSPNAIIIVVSNPLDVMTYQAHLTAKLPREKVFGMAGILDTARYRAFLAEALNVSPKDIQAVLMGGHGDTMVPLPRYTTVGGIPVTELISKEKLDAIVQRTAVGGGELVKLMGTSAWYAPGAAAAQMVEAIVRDQRRVFPVCLELQGEYGINGVYLGAPVILGKNGVERVIELQLNDEEKQLLETSRGHVKEVMDALDKMSSAQPA; this is encoded by the coding sequence ATGAAAGTTACCGTAGTCGGAGCCGGCAACGTGGGCGCAACCTGCGCCGATGTGCTCGCCACCCGTGAAATTGCCAACGAAATTGTACTGGTCGACATCAAGGAAGGCATCGCCGAAGGCAAAGCACTCGATATCTGGCAGAAAGCCCCGATTATCGGCTACGACTCGCGCACCGTGGGCGTGACCAACGACTACGCCCGCACGGCCGGTTCCGACGTGGTGGTGATTACCTCGGGCCTGCCCCGCAAGCCCGGCATGAGCCGCGACGACCTGATTGGCATCAACGCCGGCATCGTAAAATCGGTGACCGAGCAGGTAGTGGCCCACTCCCCCAACGCCATCATCATCGTGGTGAGCAACCCGCTCGACGTGATGACCTACCAGGCCCACCTCACCGCCAAGCTGCCCCGCGAAAAGGTGTTCGGCATGGCCGGCATCCTCGACACGGCCCGCTACCGCGCCTTCTTGGCCGAGGCCCTGAACGTGAGCCCCAAAGACATTCAGGCCGTGCTCATGGGCGGCCACGGCGACACCATGGTGCCCCTGCCCCGCTACACCACCGTGGGCGGCATCCCGGTTACCGAACTCATTTCCAAAGAGAAGCTTGACGCCATCGTGCAGCGCACCGCCGTGGGCGGCGGCGAGCTGGTGAAGCTGATGGGCACCTCGGCCTGGTACGCGCCCGGCGCGGCCGCAGCCCAAATGGTGGAAGCCATCGTGCGCGACCAGCGCCGCGTGTTCCCTGTGTGCCTGGAGCTGCAAGGCGAATACGGCATCAACGGCGTGTACCTCGGCGCCCCGGTTATTCTGGGCAAAAACGGCGTGGAGCGCGTGATTGAGCTCCAGCTGAACGACGAAGAGAAGCAGCTGCTCGAAACCTCGCGCGGCCACGTGAAAGAGGTGATGGACGCCCTCGACAAAATGAGCAGCGCCCAGCCCGCTTAA
- a CDS encoding rhomboid family intramembrane serine protease → MSIVQDIRTAFSRRDNALMQLILLNVIVFAALIVLRAILTLSSAGGYYPVVMKQLELSSSLPVLIRHPWTLLTYAFCHQEFFHILFNLLNLYWFGQLVREYLGDRRLVSIYVLGALAGAAIFLLSFNLLPVFQPGVGTPMIGASAAVTAIIVAGATLLPDYTFMLILIGPVKIKWIAAVVVLISLAGVNGGNPGGEIAHLGGALLGFVFIKQLQAGRDLGRPVQAVGNFFSNLTHRQPAMRVSPPRRAEPVAATSASGAKKPAAPGQPLQDEIDTILDKISRSGYESLSKEEKQKLFRASQQ, encoded by the coding sequence ATGAGCATTGTTCAAGACATCCGTACTGCCTTTAGCCGCCGCGACAACGCCCTCATGCAGCTCATTCTGCTGAATGTGATTGTGTTTGCGGCGCTCATCGTGCTGCGGGCCATCCTCACGCTGAGCAGCGCCGGCGGGTATTACCCCGTGGTGATGAAGCAGCTGGAGCTGTCGTCGTCGCTACCCGTGCTGATTCGCCACCCCTGGACGCTGCTGACCTACGCTTTTTGCCACCAGGAATTCTTCCATATTCTCTTCAATCTGCTCAACCTCTACTGGTTTGGGCAGCTGGTGCGCGAGTACCTCGGCGACCGCCGCCTGGTGAGCATCTACGTGCTGGGTGCGTTGGCCGGGGCGGCCATTTTTCTGCTGAGCTTCAACTTATTGCCCGTGTTTCAGCCCGGCGTGGGCACGCCCATGATTGGCGCGTCGGCGGCCGTTACGGCCATCATTGTGGCCGGCGCCACCCTGCTGCCCGACTACACTTTCATGCTCATTCTTATTGGCCCGGTCAAGATTAAGTGGATTGCGGCCGTGGTGGTGCTCATTTCGCTGGCCGGCGTGAACGGTGGCAATCCCGGCGGCGAAATTGCACACCTGGGCGGCGCCCTGCTCGGCTTTGTGTTCATCAAGCAGCTGCAGGCCGGCCGCGACCTGGGCCGCCCCGTGCAGGCCGTGGGCAACTTCTTCAGCAACCTCACCCACCGCCAGCCCGCCATGCGCGTGAGCCCCCCGCGCCGCGCCGAGCCCGTGGCCGCCACCTCCGCCAGCGGAGCCAAAAAGCCCGCCGCCCCCGGCCAGCCCCTGCAGGACGAAATCGATACCATTCTGGACAAGATTTCGCGCTCCGGCTACGAGAGCCTATCCAAGGAAGAAAAGCAGAAGCTGTTCCGCGCCAGCCAGCAATAG
- a CDS encoding rhomboid family intramembrane serine protease, protein MFNLTPTVRNLLIVNIAFLLAQMSLLPLLTQIGSLYPIGSPYFFPWQFFTYMFLHAGWGHLFSNMFGLISFGPLLEQRWGPSRFLTFWLICGVGAGLLYEGVRGYEIYKMEQARQEFHQTPSGPDFANFFRSYFPDATGYETLAGALQRNPQNQEYISAATSAVDGAVEETLNSKFGGMVGASGALFGLLFAFAYLFPNTELMLLFIPFPIKAKYFVGLYALYELYSGVHRVPGDNVAHFAHLGGLLIGFFVVKYWEGGRERFY, encoded by the coding sequence ATGTTCAACCTGACCCCCACCGTTCGCAACCTGCTGATTGTGAACATTGCGTTTCTGCTGGCCCAAATGAGCCTGCTGCCGCTGCTCACCCAAATCGGTAGCTTGTATCCCATTGGCTCGCCGTATTTTTTCCCCTGGCAGTTTTTTACCTACATGTTTCTGCACGCCGGCTGGGGGCACTTGTTTTCCAACATGTTCGGCCTGATTTCCTTCGGGCCGTTGCTGGAGCAGCGCTGGGGGCCGTCGCGCTTCCTCACCTTCTGGCTGATATGCGGGGTAGGGGCCGGGCTGCTGTACGAAGGCGTACGGGGCTACGAGATATACAAAATGGAGCAGGCGCGGCAGGAGTTTCACCAGACGCCCTCGGGGCCGGATTTTGCCAACTTCTTTCGCTCCTATTTCCCCGACGCTACCGGCTACGAAACGTTGGCCGGCGCCCTGCAGCGCAATCCGCAAAACCAGGAATACATCAGCGCCGCCACCAGTGCCGTTGACGGCGCCGTGGAAGAAACCCTCAATTCGAAATTCGGCGGCATGGTGGGCGCTTCCGGGGCCTTGTTTGGCCTGTTGTTCGCCTTCGCCTACCTGTTTCCGAACACCGAGCTGATGCTGCTGTTCATACCCTTTCCCATCAAGGCGAAATATTTTGTCGGCCTCTATGCCTTGTATGAACTATACAGCGGCGTGCACCGCGTGCCCGGCGACAACGTGGCCCACTTTGCCCACCTGGGCGGCCTGCTCATCGGTTTCTTTGTGGTGAAGTACTGGGAAGGCGGCCGGGAGCGGTTTTACTAA
- the mutL gene encoding DNA mismatch repair endonuclease MutL yields MPDIIRLLPEYLANQIAAGEVVQRPASVVKELLENAVDAGATQVQLIVKEAGKQLVQVVDNGAGMSPTDARMSLERHATSKIRSTEDLFKIRTLGFRGEALASIAAVAQVEIRTKQRDHDTGTLLLVEGSQVTSQQPTACPDGTSISVKNLFFNVPARRNFLKSNAVEMRHILDEFQHVALANPQIAFSLYQNELEVFGLPAGKLSQRIVALLGNGYKEQLAACEEVTHSISVRGFVGKPESSKKSRGDQFFFVNNRFIRSAYLNHAVLAAYEGLLARDTHPFYVLFLELDPKAIDINVHPTKTEIKFEDEKTVYAVVRAAVKQSLGIHNIAPSLDFDGDVNFAPIRPLRAGKGTGEAPVTAHDHLPAATPAARAAASHDTYRPDALAAAASAATRSPSANSSGFSNFSPEVRRDGYERGLPPRPTEQARRELEAFYRELGQPVREDKAVGADNPVVRSFEADFPPEPPVAPASVGTEDFTLGLAMPEASPATPTPAREGGSGSRALQVQQRYVLVPVKSGVLLIDQEAARERILYEQYRQELGRAVGTSQTLLFPRTVTFSPADFAVLRELTEPLHALGFIFVEFGPNTIAVEAIPAGMPPQNEKELLESLIEQFRTAAGPLKLDQSEGLARALARRVAASTAATRLPEAELSALADRLFACQTPGYTPDGRKTLVLLDGQQLADFFRK; encoded by the coding sequence ATGCCCGATATCATTCGCCTGCTTCCCGAATACCTAGCCAACCAGATTGCGGCCGGCGAAGTGGTGCAGCGCCCTGCCTCGGTGGTGAAGGAGCTGCTGGAAAATGCCGTTGATGCCGGCGCCACTCAGGTCCAACTCATTGTGAAAGAAGCGGGCAAGCAACTCGTGCAGGTGGTCGACAACGGCGCTGGCATGTCGCCCACCGACGCCCGCATGAGCCTGGAGCGCCACGCCACCAGCAAAATCCGCTCAACCGAAGACCTGTTCAAAATCCGCACGCTTGGCTTCCGGGGCGAGGCCCTGGCCAGCATCGCGGCCGTGGCCCAGGTCGAAATCCGCACCAAGCAGCGCGACCACGACACCGGCACCCTGCTGCTGGTGGAAGGTTCGCAGGTGACCAGCCAGCAGCCCACCGCCTGCCCCGACGGTACCAGCATCTCCGTCAAAAACCTGTTTTTCAACGTGCCGGCCCGGCGCAACTTCCTCAAGAGCAACGCCGTGGAAATGCGGCACATCCTCGACGAGTTTCAGCACGTGGCACTGGCCAATCCGCAGATTGCCTTCTCGCTTTATCAAAATGAACTGGAGGTGTTTGGCCTGCCGGCCGGCAAGCTCAGCCAGCGCATTGTGGCCTTGCTGGGCAATGGCTACAAGGAGCAGCTGGCCGCCTGCGAGGAAGTGACGCACTCCATCTCGGTGCGCGGCTTCGTGGGCAAGCCCGAGTCGAGCAAGAAAAGCCGGGGCGACCAGTTCTTTTTCGTCAACAACCGCTTCATCCGCTCGGCCTATCTGAACCACGCCGTGCTGGCGGCTTACGAGGGCCTGCTGGCCCGCGACACGCACCCGTTCTACGTGCTGTTTCTGGAGCTCGACCCCAAGGCCATCGACATCAACGTACACCCCACGAAGACGGAAATAAAGTTCGAGGACGAGAAAACCGTCTACGCCGTGGTGCGCGCCGCCGTGAAGCAAAGCCTGGGCATCCACAACATCGCGCCGTCGCTGGACTTCGATGGGGACGTGAATTTTGCGCCCATCCGGCCGCTGCGGGCTGGCAAGGGTACCGGCGAGGCGCCCGTCACGGCCCACGACCACCTGCCCGCGGCCACGCCCGCCGCCCGCGCTGCCGCCAGCCACGACACCTACCGCCCCGATGCGCTGGCCGCCGCCGCTTCGGCCGCCACCCGCAGCCCGTCGGCCAACAGCTCCGGCTTTTCCAATTTCTCGCCCGAAGTGCGGCGCGATGGCTATGAGCGGGGCCTGCCGCCGCGCCCCACCGAGCAGGCCCGACGCGAACTCGAAGCCTTTTACCGTGAGCTCGGCCAGCCGGTGCGTGAAGACAAGGCCGTGGGCGCCGACAACCCCGTAGTGCGCAGCTTCGAGGCCGATTTTCCGCCGGAGCCGCCCGTGGCGCCAGCCTCCGTTGGCACCGAAGATTTCACGCTGGGCCTCGCCATGCCCGAAGCTTCGCCCGCCACGCCCACTCCTGCCCGCGAGGGCGGCTCGGGCAGCCGGGCCCTGCAGGTGCAGCAGCGATACGTGCTGGTGCCGGTGAAGTCGGGTGTGCTGCTGATTGACCAGGAGGCGGCCCGCGAGCGTATTCTCTACGAGCAGTACCGGCAGGAGCTGGGCCGCGCCGTGGGCACGTCCCAAACGCTGCTGTTTCCGCGCACGGTCACGTTTTCGCCCGCCGATTTCGCCGTGCTGCGCGAGCTCACCGAGCCGCTGCACGCGCTGGGCTTCATCTTCGTGGAGTTCGGGCCGAACACGATTGCCGTAGAGGCCATCCCGGCCGGGATGCCGCCTCAAAACGAAAAGGAGCTGCTGGAAAGCCTGATTGAGCAGTTCCGTACGGCCGCGGGCCCGCTCAAGCTCGACCAAAGCGAGGGCCTGGCCCGGGCCCTGGCGCGCCGCGTGGCCGCCAGCACGGCCGCCACGCGCCTGCCCGAGGCCGAGCTCAGCGCCCTGGCCGACCGCCTTTTTGCCTGCCAGACCCCCGGCTACACCCCCGACGGCCGCAAAACCCTGGTGCTGCTTGATGGGCAGCAGCTGGCCGATTTTTTCCGTAAGTAA